The genomic segment CTTTCGCATAATGAATATCTTTTGATGTGATCTTGGCAATTCCCTCTGTATATACATCGTTAAATACCACACGTGAGTTAAATGCCACAGATGCAAGGATCGCTACCTTACGTCCTGCATCCAGACCTTCGATATCAGCAGTCGGATCAGCCTCCGCATATCCAAGTTCTGTTGCAAGTGCCAGGGCATCCTTAAACTCCATGCCTTCCTGAGTCATCTTTGTCAGAATAAAGTTTGTGGTTCCGTTTACAATACCCATAACTTCTGTCATGTGATTTCCTGCCAGACACTGTTTCAATGGTCTGATGATCGGAATACCACCTGCTACTGCTGCTTCAAACAGAAAATCCACTTTACTCTCATGTGCCGCATCCAGAAGCTCATGACCATGTACTGCGATCAGATCCTTGTTTGCAGAGACTACATGCTTACCGGCTTTTAATGCAGAAAGGATATACTCTTTTGCAGGATTAATCCCACCCATCAGTTCAATCACAATCTCAATCTCCGGATCATTTATAATCTCATCCCACTGGCTGGTGAGCAAAGAGGCGTCTTCTATCTTCGCCGCTGCCTTCTCTATATTTCTCACAAGGATTTTCTTTATCTCAATTTTACAGCCAATCTTGGCCGACATTTCCTTTTCCTGATTCTTCAGTACCTTATATACACCTGTTCCTACTGTTCCAAATCCTAACAGTGCGGCTTTGATGACATTTTCATTCATTTTGCAGGATTCCCCTTTCGTTTTCGTTGGTTTTTATAGTATGGCAGAATTTCCTATTTGTCAAGTTTGTCTGCATTTTTAAGCAAAATCTTTATCATATTTCCCAGTTCTTTGTTCCGTCTGCGAAGCCATCTCACATACCATAATATCCCCACTCCTGCCACCCAGGCAGAAATACAGAATATTCCATCCAGGATCATATAAACAGTTCTCTCTGTTCCCCCGGCAGGGGCTCCACTCAGGAAGCAGTAATACATTGCCACTGATATGCAGGCTGCGGCCACGCCTTCCATTATCTTTCTGATCGTCTTCATTATATCACTTTCCTTCTCAATAGTGTCTTTATAAAGACACTGTTACAAGACCTATTTTAACCCGATAATAAATATGAATCAAGAACAAATCGGACGGTTATTACATATGATAAGCTATAGAAAATTATGGAAGACTATGAAGGAGCGGAAAATCAGCCAGTATGCCCTGTACACTCACTATGGCATAAGCACTTCTTTTCTGGATAAACTCCGTCATAATGAAAATGTGGAAATCCGCAGTCTTGATATCTTATGTTCAATCCTTGACTGCGATTTCGGTGATATTGTAGAACACATTCCGGATAATGCTGAACCTGAGAAAAAATAATTTTTTCGGGTTCAGTATCAAAATGATGTAGTTGTGCCCTTTTATAGAACTATTTGTTCTTTTTATGTTCGGGAAAAAGGTATTTTACCCCTAACCTGATATCTTCTCATATCTATAATATATTTTGCTTATCATATCCTGCAGAAAGTCAGGCTGATATTCGCAATCTCCACAGGGGACTTACCTGATTCGGTTAAAACATTATTTATAATGTTATCCTATAAGTCCATTCACAAAAACATAAGATTTTTTCATTTATTTATGATATACTTATTACTGTATCCTTCGTTCTCAGTAACGCAGACTTATCTATGGCATTCTCTTCAGGCGCATAATATCATCCGCTTCGCAATTTATCAGTTAAATAGTGCGTTCAGGAGACTTGCTGCAGATTTACAAAATATTTTTACCTGAAAGGATCGTAGTATATATGAAATATGATGTAGTGATCATCGGCGCAGGACCTGGCGGTATTTTCTCTGCCTATGAGCTGATGAAGCAAAATAACGATTTAAAGATTGCTGTTTTTGAGGCTGGAAATCCTCTCAGTAAAAGACATTGCCCAATTGATGGTGACAAAGTAAAAACCTGTATCAAATGTAAAACCTGTGCCATTATGAGCGGCTTTGGCGGTGCCGGTGCTTTCTCTGACGGCAAATACAATATCACAAATGATTTCGGCGGAACACTTTATGAACATATTGGAAAGAAAGACGCTCTTGACCTGATGCGTTACGTAGATGAGATCAATGTTGCCTACGGCGGACAGGACACAAAAATGTATTCTACAGCCGGAACCAAATTCAAAAAACTTTGTATGCAGAACAAATTAAAGCTTCTGGATGCTTCCGTACGTCATCTGGGAACAGACATTAACTATGTGGTTCTTGAGAACTTATATGCAAAATTAAAAGAGCATGTTGATTTTCATTTCAACACTCCTGTAGAACGTCTGGAAGTACTTGAAGACAGATACCGTATCATCACAAAGAATGATACCACTGACTGCAACAAATGCATTGTATCCGTAGGCAGAAGCGGAAGCAAATGGATGGAACAGATCTGTAAAGAACTTGATATCCCAACCAAATCAAACCGGGTAGACCTGGGTGTACGTGTAGAACTTCCTGCTGTTATCTTCTCACACCTGACAGACGAACTGTATGAGAGTAAGATTGTCTACAGAACAGAAAAATTCGAAGATAATGTGAGGACTTTCTGTATGAATCCTTATGGCATCGTTGTAAACGAAAATACAAACGGCATTGTCACAGCAAATGGCCACAGCTATGAAGATCCGTCCAAACAGACAGAAAATACAAACTTCGCACTGTTGGTAGCCAAACATTTCTCTGAGCCATTTAAAGACAGTAATGGATATGGCGAAAGCATTGCCCGTCTTTCCAATATGCTGGGCGGCGGTGTGATCGTACAGCGTTTCGGCGATCTGGTGCGCGGAAGAAGGAGTACGGTTGCACGTATCGAAGAAGGTATGGTACGACCTACTCTCGCAGCTACTCCCGGTGATCTGAGTCTTGTTCTCCCGAAACGTATCCTTGACGGAATCATTGAAATGATTTATGCTCTGGATAAAATCGCTCCCGGGACAGCTAATGACGACACCCTCCTCTATGGTGTGGAGGTTAAGTTCTATAATATGGAAGTTGATATTGATGAAAATCTGGAAAGCAGATACAAAGGCCTGTATATCATTGGAGACGGAAGCGGTGTAACCCATTCCCTGTCCCATGCTTCTGCAAGCGGTGTATATGTAGCACGCCAGATTGTTGAGAATCTGTAAAAGACCGGATTTCTTCTGATGGATACCTCTAACTACAGCAATCAATAACCTTAAAGTCCCCATCTGTCTCTTACAGTTGAAACAGATAGGGACTTGTTTATTATATTTTCTGGTATGCCATCCATTTATCCATTCCCAGACGTTCAAATGAACCACAGTACTGAAATCCGCATTTTTCCAGAAGTTTCTGCATGGGGATGTTATCGCTGTATGTATCCATACGGAGATTCTGTGTCTGAGCATAGGCCCAGTCCAGACAGAATGATGCGGCTCCTCTTACTATTCCTGTGGACGCTACCCTGTGAACTACTCCATAGGGTTCTTCATTCAGCCATTTTCCATTAATTTCTTTATAATCTTCATCTTCTTCCGCCGCATAATAGAAAACACAGGCAATCCGCCCTTCTGACATGCACAGATACATTTTATCAATATCATGCTCTATCAGTTCTGCTGAGGGGTAATCTTCACCCCACTGTTCTGCATTGCCATTTTCTCTCATAAATTTGCGGGCTTTATCATAAACTTGCATGATCTGCCCAAGATCTTGTACTGATGCTTTTCTTATTTCCATGAAACCTTCCTTTTCTTTTGGTATTTATATTCTTTTAGTATTTGTATTCGTTTTGATTTTTCGTCTGTTTCTCAAATTTTTTCGTCAAAAGACAAATATTTTCACAATGGTCTGTAAAACTGAACATATCTACCGGCTGTATTTTTCTCACATCATAGCCATGTTTTGTCAAATACTCCAGATCTCTTGCCAGTGTTTCCGGTCCACAGGAGATATATACGATTCTTGATGGATTCAGTTTGATAACAGAGGACATAAACTTTTTATCACTGCCTGTACGGGGTGGATCCATAAACACAACATCTGCATGTTCTCCGTTTTCTGCCATATTTTCCATAAATTCTCCTGCATCTCCCTGATAGAAACGTGCATTTGTAATCTTATTTTCCTTTGCATTGATTCTGGCATCGCGGACTGCATCCGGATTTAATTCCACACCAATGACATTCTTTGCCCGCTTTGCAGCTACAAGTCCGATTGTTCCTATTCCGCAGTATGCATCTATCACTGTTTCTTTTCGTCCAAGCCCCGCATATTCAATTGCTGTCTTATACAGAATTTCTGTCTGTACAGGATTTACCTGATAAAAAGACTGCGGAGAAATGCGGAATGTACATCCGCAGAGCGTATCCCGGATATATCCTTTTCCATAAATGACGATATCACGCTCACCCAGTACCATACTGGTCTTCTTATCATTGACGTTAAGCACAACTGTTGTAATCTGTGGGTATTTCTTTCTCAGAGCTTTCACAAAATTATTTTTTGAAGGAAAGATCGGGGAACCAATCACAAGAACCACCATGATCTCATCTGTGGAAAACCCTCTTCTCACCAGCACATGGCGCAAAAGTCCATATCCTGTGTCCTCATCATATGTTTTGATTCTAAAAGATTTCAGCATATCCCGAATTGTACGGATGATTTCCTGACTGATCTTATCCTCGATCATGCACTCTTCTATCGGAACAACCTTATGTGTTTTCGCTTCGTAGGTTCCACAGATAATATTACCTTTTTTATCCCTGTCAAATACTGCATGAACTTTATTTCTATAATAAAAGGGATCATCCATTCCAATGATTGGTTTTACATTTGCAAACTTTCCAAGAAGCTTCTTCATCCTTTTCTGCTTGGCGGCAAGCTGTTCTTTATAAGGAACACCCTGATACTGGCAGCTTCCGCATTTCTTTGATACACTACATTTTGTTACTTTTTCTTCCATAAAATATTAACCTGCTTTCTATAATTACACATTTTTTACATTATATCAGCGAAAATGGATTCCCGCAATCAGACAATCTTTATTTATCTGTCAATTTCCTCTCCAAATGTCGAAAAAGCAGGGATTCTGTCGAAATGTTTTTGACTGATTTCTGTTGAAACTTGTAGACGAATGTAGAAAAATATGATATAGTTTGTACATACAAAAGAGAAAATCATCGAATTGCCAAAGAGAAAAAAATTTATATCACCAAGGATAAAAATTCAGAAATACTCCAAAATACAAAAGATAAAATACATGAACTAAATACACCTGATAAATAGTCAAAATACAAAAGTATCGAGGCATTCCTTTCGTGCAAAAGAGATTTACCCAAAGTACAAAAGAAACAGCTTACAGCAGATTTTTACACCAGATAAAAAAGACAGTTTCAGTAATGAAGCTGTCTTTTTCTTTATACATATTAATTTCATAAGATACTATGTGTCTGACATAGCCAAACAAATATTCGCAACAGCAATTAAAGCAGGTAACTTACCTGCTTCAACTATAACAATCCCCTGAATACAATCCAATCAGTAAAATTACCAATTTTCCTGTATTCAGGGGCATTATATTATTTCTCGTTTGGACACAAAGATTATCTGCTTATAATCAGTTTTTTATTCTTATTTGTAGTTTACGATCTTTCCGAAATCAGCTTTCAGAGAAGCACCACCTACAAGGCCGCCATCGATATCGTTCTGAACGAATAAGTCAGGTGCTGTTGCAGGATTTACAGATCCGCCATACTGGATACGGATTGCTTCTGCTGTTGCTTCATCATAGATTTCAGCGATGCATGCACGAATACCTGCGCATACTTCCTGAGCCTGCTCAGTTGTAGCTGTTTTACCTGTTCCGATTGCCCAGATTGGCTCGTAAGCGATAACTGCTGTCTTAGCCTGATCTGCTGTAACACCCTGGAATCCAACTTTAACCTGCTGACGGATGAAATCCATTGTCACGCCCTGTTCTCTCTGAGTAAGAGTTTCGCCACAGCACATGATAGGTGTAATTCCATGTTCGAAAGCTTTGAGAACTTTCTTGTTAACATCTTCGTTTGTTTCTCCGAAGTATTCTCTTCTTTCGGAATGTCCAAGAACAACATATTTAACTCCGGCATCTACGAGCATTGCAGGGGAGATTTCTCCTGTGTATGCACCTTTCTCTTCGAAGTACATGTTCTCAGCACCAACCTGGATGTTTGTTCCCTTAGCAGCTTCTACAACCGGGATGATATCGATTGCAGGTACGCAGAATACTACGTCTACTTCATCGTTAACTACTAATGGTTTTAATGTTTCTACTAATTTAACGGCTTCGCTTGGTGTCATGTTCATTTTCCAGTTACCAGCGATAATTTTCTTTCTTGCCATGATGATTTATCTCCTTAGTATCCCTGTGGGATGTTATTATATTCTTATTTATCGTTTGCTGCTGCAACACCCGGGAGTTCTTTTCCTTCCAGGAATTCAAGAGATGCACCGCCACCTGTGGAGATGTGTGTCATCTTGTCGCCATAACCAAGGATGTTAACTGCAGCTGCAGAATCACCACCACCGATAATAGTTGTGGCATCTGTTTCAGCAAGTGCTTTTGCAACAGCTTCTGTACCATGAGCGAAGTTTGGCATTTCGAAGCAGCCCATCGGTCCGTTCCATACAACTGTCTTAGCATCTTTTACTGCGTCACCGAAAAGCTTCTCTGTTTCCGGTCCGATATCCATTCCTTCCCATCCGTCCGGAATCTCACCACGTTTAACAACCTGGATATTACAGTCATTAGAGAAGTTATCACCGATTCTGTTATCTAACGGAAGAAGAAGTTTCACACCTTTGTCTTCTGCTTTCTTCATCATGTCCAATGCATACTGAAGATAATCATCCTCACAAAGAGATGTTCCAATATGTCCACCCATAGCTTTTGAGAATGTGTAAGACATACCACCACCAATGATAAGAGTATCTACTTTATCAAGAAGGTTATTGATTACAGAAATCTTGCTGGAAACCTTAGCTCCGCCAAGGATAGCAACAAACGGTCTCTCAGGATTGTTCACTGCATTTCCAAGGAAATCGATTTCCTTCTGCATTAAGTAACCAACAACTGCTGTATCAACATATTTGGTCACACCAACATTAGAGCAGTGTGCTCTGTGAGCTGTACCAAATGCATCATTAACAAATACATCACAAAGAGAAGCAAGTTCTTTGCTGAATTCGTCTCCGTTCTTTGTTTCTTCTGCGCGATAACGTGTGTTCTCAAGTAAGATAACATCTCCGTCTTTCATCTCAGCTACTGCTGCTTTTGCATTAGGTCCTACTACTTCAGGATCTGCTGCAAACTTAACTTCCTGTCCTAATAATTCGGAAAGACGTTTTGCAACCGGTGCAAGAGATAATTCCGGTTTCGGCTCTCCCTTCGGTTTTCCAAGGTGGGAGCAGAGAATAACCTTTCCGCCGTCAGCGATCAGCTTCTTGATTGTAGGAAGAGCTGCAACCAGACGGTTCTCATCTGTGATCTTTCCATCCTGAAGAGGAACATTGAAGTCACATCTTACAAGAACTTTTTTGCCTTTTACATTGATATCATCAACAGATTTTTTATTCAGCATTTGTGGTGCCTCCTTAATAATATTCTTTAACAGTTACTGCATATCTGTAAACAGTAACTTATTGATTTCCTGCTGTTATTCCAGACCACGCGAAAAAGGTCCGGTCCAAATCAGACCGGACCCTTCGTTGGAGTCTATTCCTTTACACTTACTGAAAATTAAGCGTTCAGTAATTTACCAAAGTGTTTGATTGTACGAACCATCTGGCTTGTGTAGGAGTTCTCGTTGTCATACCAGGAAACTACCTGTACTTCTGTTGTGCCATTCTCAAGTGGAAGAACCATTGTCTGAGTAGCATCGAACAGAGAACCAAATCTCATACCAACAATATCGCTGGATACGATTTCATCTTCGTTGTATCCGAAGGATTCATTAGAAGCTGCTTTCATAGCTGCGTTGATCTGTTCTTTTGTTACGTTTCCTTCAACAACTGCTGTTAAGATTGTTGTAGAACCTGTTGGGGTAGGAACACGCTGAGCAGATCCGATAAGTTTACCGTTCAGTTCTGGAATAACAAGACCGATAGCTTTAGCAGCACCTGTGCTGTTAGGAACGATGTTAACTGCAGCTGCACGAGATCTTCTTAAATCACCTTTTCTCTGTGGTCCGTCAAGTGTCATCTGATCGCCTGTGTAAGCGTGGATTGTGCACATGATACCGGATTTGATTGCAGCAAGATCATTTAATGCTTTAGCCATTGGAGCTAAGCAGTTTGTTGTACAGGAAGCTGCGGAGATGATGTGATCTTCTTTTGTAAGAGTTTCATGGTTTACATTGTAAACGATTGTCTTAAGATCGTTTCCAGCCGGAGCGGAAATGATAACGTGTTTAGCACCTGCATCGATATGAGCCTGAGCTTTGTCTTTAGATGTATAGAATCCTGTACACTCAAGAACTACGTCTACACCGATTTCTCCCCATGGAAGTTCAGCAGCGTTAGCTTTTGCGTAAATTTTGATTTCTTTTCCGTCAACTGTGATGGAATCTTCTCCTGCTGTTACTGTATCTGCAAGAGCATATTTTCCCTGTGTTGAATCATATTTTAATAAGTGAGCAAGCATTTTAGGAGATGTTAAATCGTTGATTGCTACGATTTCAAATCCTTCTGCTCCAAACATCTGACGGAATGCAAGACGTCCAATACGTCCAAAACCATTAATTGCAACTTTTACTGCCATGATAAAATTCCTCCTATGAATTAAGTGGTTAATTATGGTAATCCTTTGTTTGTTAAAGAATCATCAACCTGTAATGTATTGTACATAATTCTAAACAAAAATTCAAGACCATTTTCCAAAAAACATATAAAAATTAAGTAAAAAATGTAAATTATATGTTATACTGTGTATACAGTGCTTTATGAATACACTGATCCGGGCCTGTAATTGTGATATTTCAGGTGCAGATATATCCATTTAAGAGGACACCGTATTCATTTGTAATATATCACACGCAAATATAACAGTACTGTTTTTTACAGAAGAAAGGACTGAAATTATGGACAGACAAATATTGTGGGATTGTCATATGCACTCTTCTTTTTCTGCTGACTCGGATACGCCTATGGAAATTATGATTCATCGTGCTGTTGAAACGGGACTACAGGGAATTACTTTTACGGAACATCTGGATCCGGATTACCCTGTTACTCCGGACAATCTGGATTTTTCTCTGGATATTCCGGCTTACAAAGAAAAGCTGGCTGAACTTTCAGATATATATAAGGATAAAATTCAGGTACGTTTCGGAATTGAACTAGGACTGCAGATGCATCTGGGAGAATATTTTGACTCACTTCTCTCTCAGACACCTTTTGATTTCGTTATCGGTTCATCCCATCTTGTCCATGGGTATGATCCTTATTACCCGGAATTTTTTGAAGGACGTAAGGAATTTTTATGTTATATGGAATATTTTGAATCCATTCTTGAAAACATTTCCGCATATGACGGATTTGACGTTTACGGACATATTGATTATGTTGTCCGTTATGGTCCTAACAAGAACCGGGAATATTCTTACGGACGGTATAAAGATATTCTGGATGAGATTCTGAAGAAACTGATTTCCATGGGAAAAGGCATCGAACTTAATACCGGCGGATATCATTATGGTCTTGGAGAACCCAATCCATGTACTGCCGTAATAAGGCGCTATAGAGAACTTGGCGGAGAGATCATCACCATCGGAGCAGATGCGCATACTCCGGATAAAATCGCCTGTGCATTTGATAAAGCTGCCAGTGTACTGGAAGCCTGTGGTTTTCGTTACTATACAATCTTCAAAGACCGTAAACCGGAATTTATTTCTCTGTAAAACGTGTCAGTACTTGCCTATATGGCAGTTCCTATAATATAATATTACATATGATTTCAGAAGCCCAATTTCCAAACTGCTCCAAATACTGTTTCTCTGGTCTGCATCATAGCTGATCATGATAAAAAACTGACAGCAGATATGGAAATTGCAGCTTTCTGTATATATTCGTAACTGTCCGGTGTCTCCATATTTATGTTTTATATGTCCCGACACTGCCCAGTTACTGTATTTTTCATAAACCAGGGAGGAATATTATGGCTAAAAAAAGACTCCAGAAGAAACGTTCTTCATCAACAGTCAGAAAGCAGGAATCAGAAATTTTACAAGTGACTACTTCCAAAACTGAGCCTGCCAGAGTTGAAACTTCTAAAGTAGAACCTGTTAAGGTCGAGACTTCCAAAGTGGAACCTGTTAAGGTTGAGACTTCCAAAGTAGAACCTGTTAAGGTCGAGACTTCCAAGGTAGAACCTGTTAAGGTTGAGACTTCCAAAGTGGAACCTGTTAAGGTCGAGACTTCCAAGGTAGAACCTGTTAAGGTTGAGACTTCCAAGGTAGAACCTGTTAAGGTTGAGACTTCCAAAGTAGAACCTGTTAAGGTCGAGACTTCCAAAGTGGAACCTGTTAAACTGGACGTTCCTGTTGATCGTACTTTATATAATGAACGTTTTCAGAAACATTATGATGAGTTGAAATGGTTATATTGCGAATTATATCAGGATCGTGATGATGTCATGACCTATCTGCATGATCTTACTTCTAATATGGAAGCTTTCTATAACAGCAGAAATTCAGCATTAAAGGCATCTGATAAAAAGCGTGAGGCTGATCCGGACTGGTATAAACGCAATGACCTTGTAGGCATGATGATGTATGTAAACAATTTTGCACATACTTTAAAAGGTCTGGAGGAACATCTGGATTATGTGGAAGAATGCAATGTCAATTATCTTCATCTGATGCCTCTGCTCGCATCTCCGAAAGGAAAAAGTGACGGTGGTTATGCAGTAGCTGACTTTCGCACAGTGCAGCCTGAGCTTGGTACTATGGAGGACTTTTCAGAGCTTACCTCCAAATGCCATGAACGCGGCATCAACATCTGCCTTGATTTCGTTATGAACCATACTTCCGAAGAGCATGAATGGGCGAAACGAGCACGCGCAGGTGAAAAAGAATACCAGGACCGTTATTTCTTCTTTGATACCTACGATGTTCCTGCTCTCTATGAGAAGACCTGTCCACAGGTATTCCCAACTACCGCACCGGGCAACTTTACATGGCTGGATGACCTTCACAAGCATGTCATGACTACTTTCTATCCATACCAGTGGGATTTAAACTACAGAAATCCTGTTGTGTTTAACGAAATGGTCTACAACATGTTATATCTGGCAAACCAGGGTGTTGACATCGTA from the Blautia wexlerae DSM 19850 genome contains:
- a CDS encoding phosphoglycerate kinase, whose protein sequence is MLNKKSVDDINVKGKKVLVRCDFNVPLQDGKITDENRLVAALPTIKKLIADGGKVILCSHLGKPKGEPKPELSLAPVAKRLSELLGQEVKFAADPEVVGPNAKAAVAEMKDGDVILLENTRYRAEETKNGDEFSKELASLCDVFVNDAFGTAHRAHCSNVGVTKYVDTAVVGYLMQKEIDFLGNAVNNPERPFVAILGGAKVSSKISVINNLLDKVDTLIIGGGMSYTFSKAMGGHIGTSLCEDDYLQYALDMMKKAEDKGVKLLLPLDNRIGDNFSNDCNIQVVKRGEIPDGWEGMDIGPETEKLFGDAVKDAKTVVWNGPMGCFEMPNFAHGTEAVAKALAETDATTIIGGGDSAAAVNILGYGDKMTHISTGGGASLEFLEGKELPGVAAANDK
- the rlmD gene encoding 23S rRNA (uracil(1939)-C(5))-methyltransferase RlmD, which codes for MEEKVTKCSVSKKCGSCQYQGVPYKEQLAAKQKRMKKLLGKFANVKPIIGMDDPFYYRNKVHAVFDRDKKGNIICGTYEAKTHKVVPIEECMIEDKISQEIIRTIRDMLKSFRIKTYDEDTGYGLLRHVLVRRGFSTDEIMVVLVIGSPIFPSKNNFVKALRKKYPQITTVVLNVNDKKTSMVLGERDIVIYGKGYIRDTLCGCTFRISPQSFYQVNPVQTEILYKTAIEYAGLGRKETVIDAYCGIGTIGLVAAKRAKNVIGVELNPDAVRDARINAKENKITNARFYQGDAGEFMENMAENGEHADVVFMDPPRTGSDKKFMSSVIKLNPSRIVYISCGPETLARDLEYLTKHGYDVRKIQPVDMFSFTDHCENICLLTKKFEKQTKNQNEYKY
- a CDS encoding homoserine dehydrogenase → MNENVIKAALLGFGTVGTGVYKVLKNQEKEMSAKIGCKIEIKKILVRNIEKAAAKIEDASLLTSQWDEIINDPEIEIVIELMGGINPAKEYILSALKAGKHVVSANKDLIAVHGHELLDAAHESKVDFLFEAAVAGGIPIIRPLKQCLAGNHMTEVMGIVNGTTNFILTKMTQEGMEFKDALALATELGYAEADPTADIEGLDAGRKVAILASVAFNSRVVFNDVYTEGIAKITSKDIHYAKEMGRDIKLLGVARNEADGIEAYVCPMLIPSSHPLATVNDSYNAVFVHGDAVEDAMFFGRGAGELPTASAVVGDVFDIVRNILAGCCGRIGCTCYKNIPVKKMEDTHNRYFLRLKVEDRCGVLAEMTAIFAKYQVSVAQIIQKDTKVEGCAEVVVITEKVREGDFRTAIEELRNRDSVRKISTIIRVYGK
- a CDS encoding GNAT family N-acetyltransferase; protein product: MEIRKASVQDLGQIMQVYDKARKFMRENGNAEQWGEDYPSAELIEHDIDKMYLCMSEGRIACVFYYAAEEDEDYKEINGKWLNEEPYGVVHRVASTGIVRGAASFCLDWAYAQTQNLRMDTYSDNIPMQKLLEKCGFQYCGSFERLGMDKWMAYQKI
- the gap gene encoding type I glyceraldehyde-3-phosphate dehydrogenase, yielding MAVKVAINGFGRIGRLAFRQMFGAEGFEIVAINDLTSPKMLAHLLKYDSTQGKYALADTVTAGEDSITVDGKEIKIYAKANAAELPWGEIGVDVVLECTGFYTSKDKAQAHIDAGAKHVIISAPAGNDLKTIVYNVNHETLTKEDHIISAASCTTNCLAPMAKALNDLAAIKSGIMCTIHAYTGDQMTLDGPQRKGDLRRSRAAAVNIVPNSTGAAKAIGLVIPELNGKLIGSAQRVPTPTGSTTILTAVVEGNVTKEQINAAMKAASNESFGYNEDEIVSSDIVGMRFGSLFDATQTMVLPLENGTTEVQVVSWYDNENSYTSQMVRTIKHFGKLLNA
- a CDS encoding helix-turn-helix transcriptional regulator — encoded protein: MKERKISQYALYTHYGISTSFLDKLRHNENVEIRSLDILCSILDCDFGDIVEHIPDNAEPEKK
- a CDS encoding histidinol-phosphatase HisJ family protein, with product MDRQILWDCHMHSSFSADSDTPMEIMIHRAVETGLQGITFTEHLDPDYPVTPDNLDFSLDIPAYKEKLAELSDIYKDKIQVRFGIELGLQMHLGEYFDSLLSQTPFDFVIGSSHLVHGYDPYYPEFFEGRKEFLCYMEYFESILENISAYDGFDVYGHIDYVVRYGPNKNREYSYGRYKDILDEILKKLISMGKGIELNTGGYHYGLGEPNPCTAVIRRYRELGGEIITIGADAHTPDKIACAFDKAASVLEACGFRYYTIFKDRKPEFISL
- a CDS encoding NAD(P)/FAD-dependent oxidoreductase; amino-acid sequence: MKYDVVIIGAGPGGIFSAYELMKQNNDLKIAVFEAGNPLSKRHCPIDGDKVKTCIKCKTCAIMSGFGGAGAFSDGKYNITNDFGGTLYEHIGKKDALDLMRYVDEINVAYGGQDTKMYSTAGTKFKKLCMQNKLKLLDASVRHLGTDINYVVLENLYAKLKEHVDFHFNTPVERLEVLEDRYRIITKNDTTDCNKCIVSVGRSGSKWMEQICKELDIPTKSNRVDLGVRVELPAVIFSHLTDELYESKIVYRTEKFEDNVRTFCMNPYGIVVNENTNGIVTANGHSYEDPSKQTENTNFALLVAKHFSEPFKDSNGYGESIARLSNMLGGGVIVQRFGDLVRGRRSTVARIEEGMVRPTLAATPGDLSLVLPKRILDGIIEMIYALDKIAPGTANDDTLLYGVEVKFYNMEVDIDENLESRYKGLYIIGDGSGVTHSLSHASASGVYVARQIVENL
- the tpiA gene encoding triose-phosphate isomerase — translated: MARKKIIAGNWKMNMTPSEAVKLVETLKPLVVNDEVDVVFCVPAIDIIPVVEAAKGTNIQVGAENMYFEEKGAYTGEISPAMLVDAGVKYVVLGHSERREYFGETNEDVNKKVLKAFEHGITPIMCCGETLTQREQGVTMDFIRQQVKVGFQGVTADQAKTAVIAYEPIWAIGTGKTATTEQAQEVCAGIRACIAEIYDEATAEAIRIQYGGSVNPATAPDLFVQNDIDGGLVGGASLKADFGKIVNYK
- a CDS encoding amylosucrase, which encodes MAKKRLQKKRSSSTVRKQESEILQVTTSKTEPARVETSKVEPVKVETSKVEPVKVETSKVEPVKVETSKVEPVKVETSKVEPVKVETSKVEPVKVETSKVEPVKVETSKVEPVKVETSKVEPVKLDVPVDRTLYNERFQKHYDELKWLYCELYQDRDDVMTYLHDLTSNMEAFYNSRNSALKASDKKREADPDWYKRNDLVGMMMYVNNFAHTLKGLEEHLDYVEECNVNYLHLMPLLASPKGKSDGGYAVADFRTVQPELGTMEDFSELTSKCHERGINICLDFVMNHTSEEHEWAKRARAGEKEYQDRYFFFDTYDVPALYEKTCPQVFPTTAPGNFTWLDDLHKHVMTTFYPYQWDLNYRNPVVFNEMVYNMLYLANQGVDIVRLDAVPYIWKQLGTNCRNLPQVHTIVRMMRMICEIVCPGVLLLGEVVMAPEKVVPYFGTLEKPECHILYNVTTMASTWHTVATKDVSLLRRQLDILGSLPKEYIFQNYLRCHDDIGWGLDYDFLKNFSIDEVSHKKFLNDFFTGKYPDTFGRGELYNDDPRLGDARLCGTTASLCGIEKYGFEGNVAGVDRSVRYDITLHAFMLSQSGIPVIYSGDEIGQVNDYSYKDDPDKAVDSRYLHRGEFSWSLAPNRNIADTVQGKLFHALDHLEHIRSSHSVFDTTADLRTIDTWDSSILAIVRENAEEKFIGIYNFSDQDKVAWINEDDGIYTDLISGHEMEAKGVMIPAFGCFWLCRKK